In the genome of Deltaproteobacteria bacterium GWC2_65_14, one region contains:
- a CDS encoding aspartate aminotransferase (catalyzes the formation of oxalozcetate and L-glutamate from L-aspartate and 2-oxoglutarate), translated as MGGERTTRRTGVSRRAHRVQTPIIPTVAGWISETPGTISLGQGVVGFGPPPDALREIPGFLERFPHNRYIPDAGLPELRKAFEEKLRAENGIDAPFERRILVTAGANQAFLNAVLVLCDPGDEVILLSPYYFNHEMAVALASARTVCVPTDEAFRPRLPAIEAAITRKTRAVVTVSPNNPAGVVYSRETLAAVNRLCAEGGIHHISDEAYEYFTWDGASHYSPGSGENGAHTISLFSLSKSFGMASWRVGFLVAPEPLHDDLMKIQDTVVVCGPAVSQQVALGALRAGRSYCEGRLAALARVREKALARLAGRPDLLTVPPSRGAFYFLARVPTSMPALDVAERLVREHRVAVIPGETFGIGDGCCLRISYGSLDEETAVEGIDRLLRGLDSILSG; from the coding sequence GTGGGGGGGGAGCGGACGACACGGCGGACCGGGGTGTCGCGGCGCGCCCACCGGGTCCAGACGCCGATCATCCCGACGGTGGCCGGCTGGATCTCGGAGACGCCGGGGACGATCTCCCTCGGGCAGGGGGTCGTGGGATTCGGCCCGCCCCCCGACGCGCTCCGGGAGATCCCCGGGTTTCTCGAGCGGTTCCCCCACAATCGGTATATCCCGGACGCGGGGCTCCCCGAGCTGCGGAAGGCCTTCGAGGAGAAGCTTCGGGCGGAGAACGGGATCGACGCCCCGTTCGAGCGGCGGATCCTGGTGACCGCCGGGGCCAACCAGGCCTTCCTGAACGCGGTCCTCGTCCTCTGCGACCCGGGGGACGAGGTGATCCTGCTCTCCCCCTACTACTTCAACCACGAGATGGCGGTCGCGCTGGCGAGCGCCCGCACGGTCTGCGTCCCGACCGACGAGGCGTTCCGGCCAAGGCTTCCCGCGATCGAGGCGGCCATCACGCGGAAAACGCGGGCGGTCGTTACGGTCTCCCCGAACAACCCGGCGGGAGTTGTCTATTCCCGCGAGACCCTGGCCGCCGTGAACCGGCTCTGCGCGGAGGGCGGGATCCATCACATCAGCGACGAGGCCTACGAGTACTTCACCTGGGATGGGGCCTCCCACTACTCCCCCGGGTCGGGGGAAAACGGCGCCCACACGATCTCTCTCTTCAGCCTGTCGAAATCGTTCGGGATGGCGAGCTGGCGCGTGGGGTTCCTGGTCGCCCCCGAGCCGCTCCATGACGACCTGATGAAGATCCAGGACACCGTGGTGGTCTGCGGTCCCGCCGTTTCCCAGCAGGTCGCCCTCGGCGCCCTGCGCGCGGGCCGTAGCTATTGCGAAGGGCGTCTGGCCGCCCTCGCGCGAGTCCGTGAGAAGGCGCTGGCCCGCCTCGCGGGCCGTCCGGACCTGCTGACGGTCCCCCCTTCCAGGGGCGCCTTCTATTTCCTCGCGCGGGTGCCCACCTCGATGCCGGCCCTCGATGTCGCGGAGCGGCTGGTCCGGGAGCACCGGGTGGCCGTCATCCCGGGGGAGACCTTCGGCATCGGGGACGGATGCTGCCTTCGGATCTCCTACGGGAGCCTGGACGAGGAAACTGCGGTCGAAGGGATCGACCGCCTGCTTCGCGGGCTGGATTCGATCCTATCCGGGTAA
- a CDS encoding hydrogenase encodes METTDKLAQVEQDVLAAMKRPGKAYFAALGCTATLFLILLGLWGYQIYTGMGVAGITHPVGWGVYITNFVFWVGIAHSGTLISAVLYLFRARFRTSFNRPAEAMTVIALLVAGLFPLIHLGRAWKFYYLFPYPTQRHLWVNFRSPLIWDVFAVSTYLTVSVVFFYVGLIPDFAIVRRYKEGLKKRIYGILSLGWRGTSREWRNYNQLYLFLAAFATPLVASVHSVVSWDFAMSIIPGWHTTIFAPYFVAGAIFSGTAMVITLVVPMRKILALDRYITDDHFESIAKILLFTSLIVTYAYIVEFGLAFYSGNPFEMESFRYRALGDYRVMFGIMIFCNSLAPLTLFVRSLRRNVTFLFVLSLFVNVGMWVERFVIIVTALARDFDPYAWGTYTPTFVEIGITLGSFGLFFTVYLIFLKTLPVLSITEIKEHL; translated from the coding sequence ATGGAAACCACCGATAAGCTGGCGCAGGTGGAGCAGGACGTCCTCGCCGCGATGAAGAGGCCGGGGAAGGCCTATTTCGCCGCCCTCGGATGCACCGCCACCCTCTTTCTCATCCTCCTGGGATTATGGGGGTACCAGATCTATACCGGCATGGGGGTTGCCGGGATCACCCATCCCGTGGGGTGGGGGGTCTACATCACGAATTTCGTCTTCTGGGTCGGTATCGCCCATTCGGGGACGCTGATTTCGGCGGTCCTGTACCTGTTCCGCGCCAGGTTCCGGACCAGCTTCAACCGTCCCGCCGAGGCGATGACCGTGATCGCCCTCCTCGTCGCGGGGCTGTTCCCCCTGATCCACCTCGGACGGGCCTGGAAGTTCTACTACCTCTTCCCCTACCCGACGCAGCGGCATCTCTGGGTGAATTTCCGCTCCCCCCTGATCTGGGACGTCTTCGCCGTGAGCACCTACCTCACCGTGAGCGTGGTCTTCTTCTACGTGGGGCTGATCCCCGACTTCGCCATCGTCCGCAGATACAAGGAGGGGCTGAAGAAGCGGATCTACGGGATCCTCTCCCTCGGATGGAGGGGGACGAGCAGGGAATGGCGGAACTACAACCAGCTCTACCTGTTCCTCGCCGCCTTCGCCACCCCCCTCGTGGCGTCCGTTCATTCCGTGGTCTCGTGGGACTTCGCCATGAGCATCATCCCCGGGTGGCACACCACGATCTTCGCCCCCTACTTCGTGGCCGGGGCGATCTTCTCCGGCACGGCGATGGTCATCACGCTCGTCGTTCCCATGCGCAAGATCCTCGCCCTGGACCGGTACATCACCGACGACCACTTCGAGAGCATCGCGAAGATCCTCCTGTTCACCTCCCTCATCGTGACCTACGCCTACATCGTCGAGTTCGGCCTCGCGTTCTACAGCGGGAACCCCTTCGAAATGGAAAGTTTCCGGTACCGGGCCCTGGGCGACTACCGCGTGATGTTCGGGATCATGATCTTCTGCAATTCCCTGGCTCCACTGACGCTCTTCGTGCGGAGCCTTCGGCGGAACGTCACGTTCCTGTTCGTTCTCTCCCTGTTCGTGAACGTGGGGATGTGGGTGGAGCGGTTCGTGATCATCGTCACGGCCCTCGCCCGCGACTTCGACCCCTATGCGTGGGGAACGTATACCCCCACCTTCGTCGAGATCGGGATCACCCTGGGCAGCTTCGGGCTCTTCTTCACGGTCTATCTGATCTTTTTGAAGACCTTGCCCGTGCTGTCGATCACGGAAATCAAGGAGCACCTCTAA